In the Oscillospiraceae bacterium genome, GGTTGCGGATCGGCTTGCGGATCAGCGTCAAAGGCAGGATGCGGATGGTGTAGCTGACTAAGGCCATCACGGCAATGTAGATATAATTATTCATCGCTGCCGCCCTCCTCTGCCAGCTGGTCCTTCACCGGGAACAGCACCGCCGCAGCTGCCGAAATGACCACCGTCAGCAGGATCGTGCGGGTACCGTCAGACATGGCTGAAATCCCCGGCAGATAATTACAGGCAAGGCTCAGCGCGAAACTCAGCGCCACCAGCCCGGCAATGATGTGGTTCTTCCGCGCCGGTGGGATGATGATCGCCAAAAACATGCCGTACAGCGCCACGCTCAGCGCGCTGACCACCCGCAGCGGCAGTGCATTGCCCGCCATAATGCCCAGCGCCGTACCCACAGCCCATCCGGGCGCTGCCAGCAAAATCGCGCCGTAGGTGTAATAGGGGTTTAAATGGCCGGGCCGGGCGATGGTGATGCCGAACAGCTCGTCCGTTACGTCATACCCAATGACCAGCCGGTGCCAGAACGGCGTACCCGGCGCAAACCGCTGGGCCAGGGCACAGCTCATCAGCAGGTAGCGTGCGTTGGCGATCAGCGTGATGACCGCCACCTCCCAGTAAGTGGCCTTGGCCGCAATCAGCGTAAAGGCGGCGTACTCCCCTGCCGACGCGTTGTTCAGCAGGCTGGCCCAAAAGCCCTGCATCGGGGTAAAGCCCGCGTGCCGCGCGGCAATGCCCAGCGAGAACGCCACCGCGAAATATCCCAGTGCAATGGGGAACCCGTCCCGCATGCCGTCACAAAACACCCTGCGGCTGAACGCCCAGGGCTTGTTCTTTTCCTGTTCCATTTTTCAGTTTCCTTTTGCTGTTATTTCACACCGTCATCCATTATAGTACACCCCACCGCAAAAAGAAAGCACCCCGCCACATAAAAGCCGCCAAAATGCTTGACGCACCCCGCCGCCGGTATTATAATAAGAGAGCTGGGTTCGCCCCGGCATACACACCGAGGTGTTGCGCAGTTGGTAGCGCGCGTGGTTTGGGACCACGAGGCCGCAGGTTCGAGTCCTGTCACCTCGACCAGCAAAATGCCGTAGATTCGTTAGAATCTACGGCATTTTCTTTTTCAAGTACACTTTAGTACACACTTGCCCATTTTCTCTGCAAGCTGTGTACTAAATCATTATACGCATCAGGCCGCGCTTCTTTCAGCGCATCCGTAAGGTCTACATTTGACACTGCCCGTAAAAAGTCACTGCCGCCAACAGCAGCCCTCACAGGAGGCTCTGCGGCTTCGTAGTAGCGCACAGGATCTTGTTCCATATTTTCGTGGTCCGTAAACTCCTTTCTAAACCGTTCGCACCTCTTGACGCGCGGGGGCAATTATAGCATACTGGAAGGGAAAAGCAGCTAAGGCAACACCGCACAATTCCCGCTTTACAGCTTAAGCACCGCTGCTGCGGCTGCGAAGCACAATCTGCGTCGCAAAAATGCTCGATAATACATCCAGTATTATCTGCGCTTTTTGCTTAGCAGCTTGTACTTCTCGCTCGCCGCATCGGCACTTAGAATTGTACGGTATTGCCCTAAGCGGGGAAACAGCGGGTTGCTTTTCCTCTGCCCGCCTTTCCGCTATAATAAAAGCAACGGAGGTGACCCTGATGGAAACAAAAGATGTGATTTTACAGCTGCGCACCCAAAAAGGCTTGTCCCAGGACGAACTGGCCGAGCGCATCCTGGTGACCCGGCAGGCGGTATCCCGCTGGGAAAACGGAGAGACCGTGCCCAACACCGAAACGCTGAAGCTCCTATCCAAAGAGTTCGATGTATCGATCAACACGCTGCTGGGCACACCGCGGCAGCTGGTGTGCCAGTGTTGCGGCATGCCGTTGGAGGATGCCATCATCAGCCACAACAAGGATGGCTCCCCCAACGAGGACTACTGCAAATGGTGCTACGCCGACGGCACCTACACCTACAGCAGCATGGACGATTTGATCGACGCATGCGTCCGGCACATGACCAACGAACACTTCACCGAGGAACAGGCCCGCGCCTACATGCGGGACCTGCTGCCTACGCTGGACTACTGGAAACGCTACGACGAGCTGAGCGACAACGGTCAGTTTGAGGCGTTCAAGCGCCAGCTGATACAGGAGATCAACGACCTGCACGTGGAGGGCCTGCCCAAAGTGGAAAAGCTGAACGCGCTGGTGGGGCGGTATGTGAACCTGGCCTATCCGCTGCCCAGCGGTGCGGCGGTAAATTTTTTGAACGACCAGACAACCTATCTGGGCACCCAGCTGGAATCGGAGTTCGGCGGTGAGCGCTGCTTTGGCGTGCTGGCCGGGATGGATTTTATCCTGATCTCCACCTACGGTCCCGAGGGCGAAGCCCCGGAACTGGTGCTGTACAAGAAGCGTTAAGACGCCTGCGTGCCGCTTGATAAAATCACGAAAACATGAGGACTTTAAGCGATGAAAGAGAAAATCAAAGTGCTTTTTATCTGCCATGGAAGGACTTTGATAAATGCCTCAAATCAGAGATAAATGCGGCAAACTGGTGCTTCCTGCGGCAGAGCAAAAGCAATGATCATACTGTTCGTATACGTTTCGGACGATTAAAAAAGAAAAATGTACAAGTGCCCGGATGAAAAGCCGGGTCTTTTTATAGGTGGGTGCAAACTTTATAACGATAATACCGTTAAAAAGTATTGCCGCATATCGAGAGAATTAAGTTGACTTCTGCCCAGAGTAGAGCGTTAATGTCAGTACCATAAAACCCAAGGAGCTGATTGCTGTATGGCAGAGAAATTAAACATCAATGAAAAGTATATGCTGCGGATACTGGAGGCATCTGAGTATTACGGCATTGGAATCAAGAAAATGCGGCGAATCGCAGAAGACGGCGAGAACATCTTTGCTGTGAGGAATGATAACCGGTGGATGATCCATAGAGAGAAATTTAATGAGTATCTTGAGGAACACTATTTTTCCGGGAAGAAACCAGAGGAGGATATTCCGGTTAAGGTGTTCTGATATCAACCAAGAGGTAGGATAATATTTGTTTTTGATGTGAAGTTTACGGTCTAATCACAAAAATCTCCGAGGCAAGTGCTGCCCCGGAGAATCTTTTTCTTATACGTTGTACAGTTTCAGGAGTGCATCCAACAGGCGATATGCTTCAGCGCGATAATACTCGTTGTGTTTGGACTGCTTCACATGAAGTCCATCCAAGTTAATATTTGCAAGACCTGCTTTCAGAAAGTTTTCAGACTGCTTGCGGACGGTGTTCGCCGCATCGTGTCCAAGATGCATTTTTTCGTGAAATTCTGCACCTTTGACATCGGTGAGCAGAAGCAGTGCTGCGAGACCGTGCTTCGGTGAACGATCGATGAGGTGATGAACAAGGTCTGCAAACATCGCAGCAGTTTCTGCTTTGCTTTCACACTCCATCATAATATCCTCCGGGGACGGAACGCTTGCAAGGTCGAGGTCGTAGTCATCAGTCAGCTGGTCAATGGATACGGAATTTGGTACCGCGTAATGTCCGAGCTGTTCGTTCAGTGCCAAATCAAAGGAGCTACGAGCAGCTTTGGCAACGGACTCAGGAACTGCCATATACAGCACCTTGAAGTTTCTACCTGCAACATTGATGCTCTTGATGCAGTCAGGGTTTGTACAATGTGCCTTGGCAAAAGCGGCATCGTACATGGTTGGAACCAGAACCTCGCCCGGTTTCAGTGGTTCGTTGTTGTAATTGCGTGTGATTGAATTTACTCTGCTTGCCATGAAAAATACCTCCATTCGGTGTGGGGAATGGAGGTATCCATGACAAATCAGCGAAAAGGCAATAAAAATCCGTACCGCAGTCCGCATGGAGATATTCTCCATCCCAGATTGCAGCTCCTCTGCTCATCGATTCGCTGTTCGTATTCAGTTGTCCGTCAAGTGATATGAGCCATCTGTGATCAAATAGATGCGTCAAATGCCGGTTTTATATCATAGCTTTTTCACAAAAATTCAAATGTTACAATGAAAATAATTTTGCGAACGCTAAATAACATTGAATTTTGCAAAGGCTTATGATACAATACGTAGTGAGAACCTTGTGTATTTGTGATGCTTTCTCGGCCTTGCTACATATATAATTTTAAGAGGAATAGGTCGAAAAGTATTTAACGTGGAATTAGAGTGAAATTCGAGAAAAATTCGAGTTGGAGAGGAGAAATAGCGTTGACGGAACTTTGTTTTGCAGAATTTGCGAAGTGCATACAAGGCGCTATGCAGCCGCCCAATGATGATAAAGATGTCGTTGAACTTTTGTTGGGGTGGATTACGGATATGCCTAATGTTGTGGATAAAAGAGGAAATCCGGTTAATCTCGCGCCATCGTTGATTAGCGATCTCTTAAAGAGAAAAGTGGATGTGCCGAAGGCTATCAAGAGTTCCTGCTCAACTCGAAAAATAATTAAAGATGCTATAA is a window encoding:
- a CDS encoding AzlC family ABC transporter permease, translating into MEQEKNKPWAFSRRVFCDGMRDGFPIALGYFAVAFSLGIAARHAGFTPMQGFWASLLNNASAGEYAAFTLIAAKATYWEVAVITLIANARYLLMSCALAQRFAPGTPFWHRLVIGYDVTDELFGITIARPGHLNPYYTYGAILLAAPGWAVGTALGIMAGNALPLRVVSALSVALYGMFLAIIIPPARKNHIIAGLVALSFALSLACNYLPGISAMSDGTRTILLTVVISAAAAVLFPVKDQLAEEGGSDE
- a CDS encoding excisionase, with the translated sequence MAEKLNINEKYMLRILEASEYYGIGIKKMRRIAEDGENIFAVRNDNRWMIHREKFNEYLEEHYFSGKKPEEDIPVKVF
- a CDS encoding zinc ribbon domain-containing protein gives rise to the protein METKDVILQLRTQKGLSQDELAERILVTRQAVSRWENGETVPNTETLKLLSKEFDVSINTLLGTPRQLVCQCCGMPLEDAIISHNKDGSPNEDYCKWCYADGTYTYSSMDDLIDACVRHMTNEHFTEEQARAYMRDLLPTLDYWKRYDELSDNGQFEAFKRQLIQEINDLHVEGLPKVEKLNALVGRYVNLAYPLPSGAAVNFLNDQTTYLGTQLESEFGGERCFGVLAGMDFILISTYGPEGEAPELVLYKKR